In the Streptobacillus moniliformis DSM 12112 genome, one interval contains:
- the mglA gene encoding galactose/methyl galactoside ABC transporter ATP-binding protein MglA, which produces MTDNTFEYVLEMDNISKEFSGVKALDGVKLKIRPNTVHALMGENGAGKSTLMKCLFGIYKKDTGTIRLEGKIVDFLNSKNALEHGVSMVHQELNQVLQRNVMDNIWLGRYPVKYGMVDEKKMYEDTLKIFKNLDINIDPRAKVNTLSVSQMQMLEIAKAVSYDSKVLILDEPTSSLTENEVLHLFRIIKKLQGSGIGVVYISHKMEEIKEICDEITILRDGKWIATESVKELTTDQIINLMVGRDLSNRFPAKTSKPKDVIMSVEGLTNKDLRDVSFDLHKGEILGIAGLVGSKRTEIVETIFGLRGNYLGDIKIHDKVVKINSSNEARENGLALITEERRATGIFSMLDIRFNSIISNVKNYTKFGLINNNKVEKDTKWVIDSMKVKTPSQFQSIGKLSGGNQQKVIIGRWLLTNPEILMMDEPTRGIDVGAKFEIYQLMIELAKKDKGIIMISSEMPELLGITDRIIVMSNGRVAGIVNTKETTQEEILKLTAMYL; this is translated from the coding sequence ATGACAGATAATACATTTGAATATGTTTTGGAAATGGATAATATATCAAAAGAATTTTCAGGTGTCAAAGCATTAGATGGTGTAAAGTTAAAAATAAGGCCTAATACTGTACATGCTTTAATGGGAGAAAATGGTGCAGGAAAATCAACTTTAATGAAATGTCTATTTGGTATATATAAAAAGGATACAGGAACTATAAGACTAGAGGGAAAGATTGTTGATTTTTTAAATTCGAAAAATGCTTTGGAACATGGTGTTTCAATGGTTCATCAAGAATTAAATCAAGTATTACAAAGAAATGTTATGGATAATATATGGCTAGGAAGATATCCAGTTAAATATGGTATGGTTGATGAGAAAAAAATGTATGAGGATACACTAAAAATATTTAAAAATTTAGATATTAATATAGATCCTAGAGCAAAAGTTAATACTTTAAGCGTTTCGCAAATGCAAATGCTTGAAATTGCTAAAGCAGTTTCATATGATTCTAAAGTTTTAATTTTGGATGAACCAACTTCTTCATTAACTGAAAATGAAGTACTTCATCTTTTCCGTATAATAAAGAAATTACAAGGAAGTGGAATAGGAGTAGTATATATTTCACATAAAATGGAAGAGATCAAAGAAATATGTGATGAAATAACAATATTAAGAGATGGTAAATGGATTGCAACTGAAAGTGTTAAAGAATTAACTACAGATCAGATTATAAACCTAATGGTAGGAAGAGATCTAAGTAATAGATTCCCAGCTAAAACAAGTAAACCTAAAGATGTAATTATGTCTGTTGAAGGCTTAACTAATAAGGATTTAAGAGATGTAAGTTTTGACTTACATAAAGGAGAAATCTTAGGAATAGCAGGTCTTGTTGGTTCTAAGAGAACTGAAATAGTTGAAACAATATTTGGACTGCGTGGAAATTATTTAGGTGATATTAAAATTCATGATAAGGTAGTTAAAATTAATTCATCAAATGAGGCAAGAGAAAATGGATTAGCTTTAATAACAGAAGAAAGACGTGCAACAGGAATATTTTCAATGTTAGATATTAGATTTAATTCAATAATATCTAATGTTAAAAATTATACTAAATTTGGATTAATAAATAATAATAAGGTTGAAAAAGATACTAAGTGGGTAATTGATTCAATGAAAGTTAAAACACCTTCTCAATTTCAAAGTATAGGTAAATTATCAGGTGGAAATCAACAAAAAGTAATTATAGGAAGATGGTTATTAACTAATCCAGAAATACTTATGATGGATGAACCTACAAGAGGAATTGATGTAGGAGCTAAATTTGAAATATATCAATTAATGATAGAGCTTGCAAAAAAAGATAAGGGTATAATAATGATATCATCTGAAATGCCAGAATTACTTGGAATTACAGATAGAATTATAGTAATGAGCAATGGTAGAGTTGCAGGTATAGTAAATACTAAAGAAACAACACAAGAAGAAATTCTAAAACTTACAGCTATGTATTTATAG
- a CDS encoding galactose/methyl galactoside ABC transporter permease MglC: protein MAMNKLKNSEIFIVLLLLFILIVLQDGTFLKFRNIINILTQSSVKMIIALGVAGIIVTQGTDLSAGRQIGISGLITASLLQSITNPNRVYKFAETYSPIKDAFSSIGRTLGFADEPGFTTIAITLILVIIIGSLIGLINGILVSKFNIVPFVATMGMMIIAYGANSLYFDYTGSTPIAGFSSNYSSIVGNIVIGDFYIPKLIIYATIAVIVMWIIWNKTVFGKNLFAVGGNPEAARVSGVNVTKTLITVYIISGIMYAIGGFLEAARIGSASNNLGNLYELDAIAACVVGGVSFSGGVGKISGVVSGVIIFTMINYGLTYIGVNPYWQYIIKGMIIITAVGIDMLKYKKKN, encoded by the coding sequence ATGGCAATGAATAAATTAAAAAATAGTGAAATATTTATTGTGTTATTACTATTATTCATATTAATAGTTCTTCAAGATGGAACATTTTTAAAATTTAGAAATATTATTAATATTTTAACTCAATCTTCAGTTAAAATGATTATAGCATTAGGAGTTGCAGGAATAATAGTTACACAAGGAACTGATCTTTCAGCTGGTAGACAAATAGGTATATCAGGTCTTATAACTGCCTCACTTTTACAATCAATAACTAATCCAAATAGGGTATATAAGTTTGCAGAAACTTACTCACCTATTAAAGATGCTTTTTCATCTATAGGAAGAACATTAGGTTTTGCAGATGAACCTGGATTTACTACTATAGCTATAACCCTAATTTTAGTTATTATTATTGGTTCTTTAATTGGCCTTATAAACGGTATTTTAGTATCTAAATTTAATATAGTACCATTTGTTGCAACTATGGGTATGATGATTATAGCCTATGGTGCAAATTCATTATACTTTGATTATACAGGATCAACACCAATTGCAGGATTTAGTAGTAATTATTCAAGTATAGTAGGAAATATAGTAATAGGTGATTTCTATATTCCAAAATTAATAATTTATGCAACAATTGCAGTAATTGTGATGTGGATAATATGGAATAAGACAGTATTTGGAAAAAATCTTTTTGCAGTAGGTGGAAATCCAGAAGCAGCGAGAGTATCTGGAGTAAATGTTACTAAAACTTTAATAACAGTATATATAATATCAGGGATAATGTATGCTATAGGTGGATTTTTAGAAGCAGCTCGTATAGGGTCTGCATCAAATAACTTAGGAAACCTTTATGAATTAGATGCTATAGCAGCCTGTGTTGTTGGAGGAGTATCATTTTCAGGAGGGGTTGGAAAAATCTCTGGAGTAGTATCAGGGGTTATTATCTTTACAATGATTAATTATGGACTAACATATATAGGAGTAAACCCTTATTGGCAATATATTATTAAAGGAATGATAATAATAACAGCAGTAGGTATAGATATGCTTAAATATAAGAAGAAGAATTAA
- a CDS encoding galactokinase: MLKVIEYRFNELFGKNYESRYFAPGRVNLIGEHTDYNGGNVFPCAIDRGTIALVSKREDRKCRFYSENFKEKGVIEFDIDKLVNEAEHSWVNYPKGMFKAFIDKGYDINHGFDVLIYGDIPNGAGLSSSASVEMVIGIMLKNEFKFDIETIDIVKLGKLTENEFIGVNSGIMDQFAVAMGKKDKAILLDCNTLIYEYVPVMLENEYIIIANTNKRRGLADSKYNERRAECEKALEELQTKLNIKALGELSIDEFEANKDLIKCEIRQKRAKHAVYENQRTLMAKEALTKGDLKTFGRLMNESHISLRDDYEVTGIELDSLVEVAWEEEGIVGSRMTGAGFGGCTVSIVKKVNVDKFIENVGRKYFEKTGLKADFYIANVSEGARIL; the protein is encoded by the coding sequence ATGTTAAAAGTTATAGAATACAGATTTAATGAATTATTTGGTAAAAACTATGAAAGTAGATATTTTGCACCAGGTAGAGTAAATTTAATTGGTGAACATACAGACTATAACGGTGGAAATGTATTTCCTTGTGCTATAGATAGAGGAACTATAGCTTTAGTGTCTAAAAGAGAAGATAGAAAATGTAGATTTTATTCTGAAAATTTCAAAGAAAAAGGTGTAATAGAATTTGATATAGATAAATTAGTTAATGAAGCAGAACATAGTTGGGTAAATTATCCTAAAGGTATGTTTAAAGCATTTATAGATAAAGGATATGATATTAATCATGGTTTTGATGTATTAATCTATGGTGATATACCTAATGGAGCTGGACTTTCTTCATCAGCTTCTGTTGAAATGGTTATAGGGATAATGTTGAAAAATGAATTTAAATTTGATATAGAAACTATAGACATAGTTAAATTAGGTAAGTTAACAGAAAACGAATTTATAGGTGTAAATTCAGGAATTATGGATCAATTTGCAGTAGCTATGGGTAAAAAGGATAAGGCTATTTTACTTGATTGTAATACTTTGATTTATGAATATGTTCCTGTAATGCTTGAAAATGAATATATAATAATAGCAAATACTAATAAAAGACGTGGACTTGCTGATTCAAAATACAATGAAAGACGTGCAGAATGTGAAAAAGCTTTAGAAGAATTACAGACTAAATTAAATATTAAAGCTTTAGGAGAATTATCTATAGATGAATTTGAAGCAAATAAAGATTTAATTAAATGTGAAATAAGACAAAAAAGAGCAAAACATGCTGTATATGAAAATCAAAGAACATTAATGGCAAAAGAAGCTTTAACTAAAGGAGATCTAAAAACTTTTGGTAGATTAATGAATGAATCACATATTTCTTTAAGAGATGATTATGAAGTTACAGGAATAGAACTTGATTCATTAGTTGAGGTTGCTTGGGAAGAAGAAGGAATAGTAGGTTCAAGAATGACAGGTGCAGGATTTGGGGGATGCACAGTAAGTATAGTAAAAAAAGTTAATGTTGATAAGTTTATAGAAAATGTTGGTAGAAAATATTTTGAAAAAACAGGTCTTAAAGCAGATTTCTATATAGCAAATGTAAGTGAGGGTGCAAGAATTTTATGA
- a CDS encoding aldose epimerase family protein — translation MINYSKNILGKLGNKEVTEHILKNSNGFEVHILNLGGIITKILVEDKDGVFRNVVLGYDFFEKYLNDPSYAGSIIGPTSGRIENGKYSIDGIEYVLEINSGEHANHGGTNSLTSKIFDVKPVVFNEYKGIELKYFWKHLDGNHHGNMTFYIRYMISEKSELLVELHAESDRNSYINLTNHSYFNLSGDLRVNGDEQLLKISANEFCPVKENMIPTGEKLKVDNTCFDLREYVKIKDGINVSHPQFDITRAYDHAFVLDKDKEVAVSLYSEYSGIKLNVETSQNCMVVYTGNFLDDAKAFGNLKENSRYLGVALEAQNYQNGINIENFDSKLTKPTMPYFEKIKYIFETVK, via the coding sequence ATGATAAATTATTCTAAAAACATATTAGGTAAACTAGGAAATAAAGAAGTAACTGAACATATACTTAAAAACTCTAATGGATTTGAAGTTCATATTTTAAATCTTGGGGGAATTATTACTAAGATACTTGTAGAAGATAAAGATGGAGTATTTAGAAATGTAGTTTTAGGTTATGATTTTTTTGAAAAATATTTAAATGATCCTAGTTATGCTGGCTCTATAATAGGACCAACATCAGGAAGAATAGAAAATGGTAAATATAGTATAGATGGCATAGAATATGTATTAGAAATAAATAGTGGAGAACATGCAAATCATGGAGGAACGAACTCTTTAACATCTAAAATTTTTGATGTTAAACCTGTAGTTTTTAATGAGTATAAAGGTATAGAACTTAAATATTTTTGGAAACATCTTGATGGAAATCATCATGGTAATATGACTTTCTATATTAGATATATGATAAGTGAAAAATCAGAGCTATTAGTTGAATTGCATGCCGAAAGTGATAGAAATTCATATATTAATTTAACGAATCATTCATATTTTAATCTTTCAGGAGATCTAAGAGTTAATGGAGATGAGCAATTATTAAAAATAAGTGCAAATGAATTTTGCCCAGTTAAAGAAAATATGATTCCTACTGGAGAAAAATTAAAAGTAGATAATACTTGTTTTGATCTAAGAGAATATGTGAAAATTAAAGATGGAATTAATGTTTCACATCCACAATTTGATATAACTCGTGCATATGATCATGCTTTTGTATTAGACAAAGATAAAGAAGTGGCAGTATCACTTTATTCTGAATATTCAGGTATAAAATTAAATGTAGAAACTAGTCAAAATTGTATGGTAGTATATACAGGGAACTTTTTAGATGATGCTAAAGCTTTTGGAAATTTAAAAGAAAATTCAAGATATTTAGGTGTTGCCTTAGAAGCTCAAAATTATCAAAATGGAATTAATATTGAAAATTTTGATTCTAAATTAACGAAACCAACTATGCCATATTTTGAAAAAATTAAATATATATTTGAAACTGTAAAATAG
- the galE gene encoding UDP-glucose 4-epimerase GalE yields MKNVLVIGGAGYIGSHTVKLLKQSGYNAIIYDNLSKGHKEVADILDVKLIIGDLGDREKLKEVFETEKIDVVMHFAAFIEVGESVTAPGKYYENNVAKVINLLNQMVESNIKNFVFSSTAATFGNPQSEKISETHPQNPINPYGSSKRMVEIILKDFEKAYGLKSVILRYFNAAGADMDGLIGESHSPESHLIPVILEAASGKRESIKIFGTDYETEDGTCIRDYIHVYDLAKVHIMGMEKMLDKNLSLEYNLGNGKGFSVRSIIDTVKKVTKKEFKVVEADRRPGDPAVLIADPTKLMTELKWVSEYSLDDIISSAWLWEQNRKY; encoded by the coding sequence ATGAAAAATGTATTAGTTATAGGTGGAGCAGGTTATATTGGTTCACATACAGTAAAATTACTTAAGCAATCTGGATATAATGCGATAATTTACGATAATTTATCTAAGGGTCATAAAGAAGTTGCAGATATTTTAGATGTTAAATTAATTATTGGAGATTTAGGAGATAGAGAAAAATTAAAAGAAGTTTTTGAAACTGAAAAAATTGATGTAGTTATGCATTTTGCAGCATTTATAGAGGTAGGAGAATCAGTAACAGCTCCTGGTAAATATTATGAAAATAATGTAGCTAAAGTAATAAATCTTTTAAATCAAATGGTAGAATCTAATATTAAAAACTTTGTGTTTAGTTCTACAGCAGCTACATTTGGAAATCCTCAATCTGAGAAAATAAGTGAAACACATCCACAAAACCCTATAAACCCTTATGGAAGTTCTAAAAGAATGGTAGAAATTATACTTAAGGATTTTGAAAAAGCATATGGATTAAAATCAGTTATTTTAAGATATTTTAATGCTGCTGGAGCAGATATGGATGGTTTAATTGGAGAATCACATTCACCAGAAAGTCATTTAATACCTGTAATCTTAGAAGCAGCTTCAGGTAAGAGAGAAAGTATAAAAATATTTGGTACGGATTATGAAACAGAAGATGGAACTTGTATCAGAGATTATATACATGTATACGATTTAGCTAAGGTTCACATAATGGGAATGGAAAAAATGCTTGATAAAAATCTCTCTTTAGAATATAATCTAGGAAATGGAAAAGGATTTTCAGTTAGATCTATAATAGATACAGTAAAAAAAGTTACCAAAAAAGAATTTAAAGTAGTTGAAGCTGATAGACGTCCAGGAGATCCTGCCGTTTTAATTGCAGATCCAACTAAACTAATGACAGAATTAAAATGGGTTTCTGAATATAGTTTAGATGATATTATAAGCTCTGCATGGCTTTGGGAACAAAATAGAAAATACTAG
- a CDS encoding UDP-glucose--hexose-1-phosphate uridylyltransferase codes for MNICKEIEKIILFGFTNQMIEPIDEILVRNRILEILDIEDYPEFSLEERKELLKEVESLEYPTQILDNITKWAGENGRLKEDILVFHDLLNSKIMGQILPRTSTITNEFWNRYSVDKNSATEYFYNLSKKSNYIRTDRISKNVSYNFESKYGNLEITINLSKPEKDPKEIALARNLSTSSYPKSLLCKENEGYMGRINYPGRQNHRILKLNLTNEDWFFQYSPYIYYNEHSIVFSGDIRSMKIDRSTFTRLIEFVEMFPHYFIGSNADLPIVGGSILSHDHFQAGRHKFAMETAKISSKVSFENYKEIEAGILNWPLSVIRLSAKKEYKEKLIDLADKILQEWIKYNDYENDISSHTNGIRHNTITPIARMKDDKIELDLVLRNNKTTEEFPLGIFHPHEQHHSIKKENIGLIEVMGLAVLPGRLKHELEELDQLFMSLRNVDEVLDVMKENTDLQKHINWVKENFTDDMLKDDYFLDGLIEKTVGKTFEKVLEDCGVFKNNEVGRKGFIYFLSKIK; via the coding sequence ATGAATATATGTAAAGAGATTGAGAAAATTATTCTTTTTGGATTTACAAATCAAATGATAGAACCAATAGATGAAATTCTGGTTAGAAATAGAATACTTGAAATATTAGATATTGAAGATTATCCAGAATTTAGTTTAGAAGAAAGAAAAGAACTATTAAAAGAGGTAGAAAGTTTAGAATATCCAACACAAATACTAGATAATATTACTAAGTGGGCTGGAGAAAATGGAAGATTAAAGGAAGACATTTTAGTTTTTCATGATCTTTTAAATTCTAAAATTATGGGGCAAATATTACCTAGAACATCTACTATTACTAATGAATTTTGGAATAGATATAGCGTAGATAAAAATTCTGCTACAGAATATTTCTATAACTTATCTAAAAAAAGTAACTATATCAGAACAGATAGAATATCTAAGAATGTAAGCTATAATTTTGAAAGTAAATATGGAAATTTAGAAATTACTATTAATTTATCTAAACCTGAAAAAGACCCAAAAGAAATAGCACTTGCAAGAAATTTATCAACTTCTTCATACCCTAAGTCTTTATTATGTAAGGAAAATGAAGGATATATGGGAAGAATTAATTATCCTGGAAGACAAAATCATAGGATATTAAAACTTAATTTGACTAATGAAGATTGGTTTTTCCAATATTCACCATATATATATTACAATGAACATTCAATAGTGTTTTCAGGGGATATAAGATCTATGAAAATAGATAGGTCTACATTTACTAGACTTATAGAATTTGTAGAGATGTTCCCACACTATTTTATAGGTTCTAATGCAGATTTACCTATAGTAGGAGGATCTATACTTTCTCATGATCATTTTCAAGCTGGAAGACATAAATTTGCAATGGAAACAGCTAAGATATCAAGTAAAGTAAGCTTTGAAAACTATAAAGAAATAGAAGCTGGTATACTTAATTGGCCTCTTTCTGTAATTAGATTAAGTGCTAAAAAAGAATATAAAGAAAAGTTAATTGATTTAGCAGATAAGATATTACAAGAATGGATTAAGTATAATGATTATGAAAATGATATAAGTTCACATACAAATGGGATAAGACATAATACTATAACCCCTATTGCTAGAATGAAAGATGATAAAATAGAATTAGATTTAGTTTTAAGAAATAATAAGACTACTGAAGAATTTCCTTTAGGAATATTTCATCCACATGAACAACATCATTCAATAAAGAAAGAAAATATAGGGTTAATTGAAGTTATGGGTCTTGCAGTACTACCTGGAAGATTAAAACATGAACTAGAAGAATTAGATCAATTATTTATGAGTTTAAGAAATGTAGATGAAGTATTAGATGTTATGAAAGAAAATACAGATTTACAAAAACATATTAATTGGGTAAAAGAAAACTTTACAGATGATATGCTAAAAGATGATTATTTCCTAGATGGATTAATAGAAAAAACTGTAGGAAAAACATTTGAAAAGGTGTTAGAAGATTGTGGAGTATTTAAAAATAATGAAGTTGGAAGAAAGGGATTCATATACTTCTTGAGTAAAATTAAGTAG